From Nymphaea colorata isolate Beijing-Zhang1983 chromosome 6, ASM883128v2, whole genome shotgun sequence, a single genomic window includes:
- the LOC116256208 gene encoding GTP-binding nuclear protein Ran1A yields the protein MALPNQQQVDYPSFKLVIVGDGGTGKTTFVKRHLTGEFEKKYEPTIGVEVHPLDFFTNCGKIRFYCWDTAGQEKFGGLRDGYYIHGQCAIIMFDVTARLTYKNVPTWHRDLCRVCENIPIVLCGNKVDVKNRQVKAKQVTFHRKKNLQYYEISAKSNYNFEKPFLYLARKLAGDPNLHFVESPALAPPEVTIDMVTQQKHEDELLQAAAQPLPDDDDDAFD from the exons GCGTTGCCTAATCAGCAACAAGTTGATTACCCAAGCTTTAAGCTTGTTATTGTTGGTGATGGTGGAACAG GGAAAACTACATTTGTCAAGAGGCATCTGACAGGagaatttgaaaagaaatacGAAC CTACCATTGGTGTTGAGGTTCATCCGTTGGATTTCTTCACAAATTGTGGGAAGATCAGATTTTATTGCTGGGATACCGCTGGGCAAGAAAAATTTGGTGGCCTTAGGGATGGATATTA CATTCATGGACAGTGCGCAATTATTATGTTTGACGTCACCGCAAGGCTTACATACAAGAATGTTCCTACCTGGCACAGGGATCTTTGCCG GGTCTGTGAGAATATACCCATTGTTCTTTGTGGTAACAAGGTGGATGTGAAGAACAGACAAGTTAAAGCAAAGCAAGTTACTTTCCACAGGAAGAAGAATCTTCAATACTATGAAATTTCTGCCAAGAGCAACTACAATTTCGAGAAGCCTTTCCTGTATCTTGCGAGAAAGCTTGCAGG GGATCCCAATCTGCATTTTGTCGAATCTCCTGCCCTTGCTCCTCCAGAAGTGACAATTGACATGGTGACACAGCAAAA GCATGAGGACGAGTTACTGCAGGCTGCAGCACAACCCCTtcctgatgatgatgatgatgcctTTGATTGA
- the LOC116255518 gene encoding laccase-14-like — MAMERQPALLRLQVLLLFLSFLLFHQAVAEVHYHEWVVAPTSYTRLCRSNDILTINGQLPGPTLYVHRGDTVIINSYNHANYSVTIHWHGLKQPRNPWSDGTEFVTMCGVPPGKNFTYTLLFTTEEGTIWYHAHSEWTRATVYGAIVVYPKMGATYPFPKPDNEYVVVIGEWWNSDIMDVFVEGVTSGKDFNVSKGYTINGQPGDLYECSQSGTSRFVVEYGKTYLFRVVNAVMSFGMFIGIANHTLRVVGRDGAYLKPFEREFVLLNVGQTIDILVTANQSQGLYYMATDTYKIIKSTHDANKTTAIVEYRGYNSSLASSPPLPYLPSNTDTAAVYEFSEWLRSLASEEHPVDVPMEIDTRLVITMSLNEEQCNTSACSEGYKLAASMNNISFLNPRMDILSAYYESIKNVYTTDFPAFPPYMFNFTADTYSNDLLVPVYGTRALVVKYNASVELVLQSTMLLSGDYHPTHLHGYHFCAVGQGFGNFDPVNDPHNFNLVDPPKLNTIDVPFGGWAALRFRADNPGVWFLHCHLERHFTWGMTTVLIVTDGPNPETSMLPPPTGMPNCSDRTVHVTRDHKSNEPLEDGLMPAVNVNEDGVDVSA, encoded by the exons ATGGCTATGGAGCGGCAACCGGCACTGCTGCGACTGCAAGTcctcttgctttttctttccttcttgcttTTCCACCAGGCGGTTGCCGAAGTTCACTACCACGAGTGGGTT GTGGCTCCAACTTCATATACAAGGCTCTGTCGCAGCAACGACATCCTGACGATCAATGGGCAGTTACCAGGGCCGACCTTATACGTTCACAGGGGTGACACTGTCATCATCAACTCCTATAACCATGCCAACTACTCCGTCACCATTCACTG GCATGGATTGAAGCAGCCTAGGAACCCATGGTCGGACGGGACGGAGTTTGTAACCATGTGTGGTGTTCCACCGGGAAAGAATTTCACCTACACTCTTCTCTTCACAACTGAGGAAGGCACCATTTGGTATCATGCTCACAGTGAATGGACTCGCGCCACCGTTTATGGTGCCATTGTCGTTTACCCTAAGATGGGAGCCACTTACCCTTTCCCAAAGCCAGACAATGAATACGTGGTTGTTATAG GTGAATGGTGGAACAGTGATATAATGGACGTGTTTGTGGAAGGGGTGACGAGCGGGAAGGATTTCAACGTATCAAAAGGATATACCATAAATGGGCAACCGGGTGATCTGTATGAATGCTCACAATCAG GGACAAGCCGGTTTGTGGTTGAGTATGGCAAGACGTATCTGTTCCGCGTTGTCAACGCAGTAATGAGCTTCGGGATGTTCATCGGCATAGCGAATCACACACTCAGAGTTGTTGGTCGAGACGGAGCCTACCTTAAGCCGTTTGAGAGAGAATTTGTCCTGCTAAACGTAGGGCAGACAATAGATATCCTTGTGACGGCAAATCAATCACAAGGTCTCTATTATATGGCCACCGATACCTACAAAATTATAAAGTCAACTCATGATGCCAATAAAACAACAGCCATAGTAGAGTACAGGGGCTACAACTCCTCGCTAGCCTCATCACCACCCTTACCATATCTTCCATCCAACACCGACACAGCTGCTGTGTATGAATTCAGCGAGTGGTTGAGAAGCCTGGCATCGGAAGAGCACCCCGTTGATGTTCCCATGGAGATCGACACCAGGCTAGTCATCACCATGTCCTTGAACGAAGAACAGTGCAACACCAGTGCCTGCTCCGAGGGCTATAAACTGGCTGCCAGTATGAACAACATCTCTTTCCTCAACCCCCGGATGGACATACTCTCCGCCTACTACGAAAGCATCAAGAACGTGTACACGACCGACTTTCCGGCGTTCCCGCCGTATATGTTCAATTTCACGGCGGACACGTATTCGAATGATCTGTTAGTACCGGTGTATGGGACGAGGGCGTTGGTGGTGAAGTATAATGCGTCGGTGGAGCTGGTTCTGCAGAGCACGATGTTGCTGTCGGGGGATTATCATCCAACCCATCTGCATGGGTATCACTTCTGTGCGGTTGGACAAGGCTTCGGCAACTTTGATCCCGTGAATGATCCGCACAATTTCAACTTGGTCGATCCTCCAAAGCTGAACACGATCGACGTCCCCTTCGGCGGATGGGCTGCTCTCCGTTTCAGAGCGGATAACCCCG GTGTGTGGTTTCTTCACTGCCACTTGGAACGCCATTTTACTTGGGGGATGACGACGGTGTTAATAGTGACCGACGGCCCGAATCCTGAAACAAGTATGCTGCCTCCCCCAACCGGCATGCCCAACTGTTCAGACCGAACTGTCCACGTTACTCGAGATCACAAGAGCAACGAGCCGCTGGAAGACGGCCTGATGCCGGCCGTCAACGTCAATGAGGACGGTGTAGATGTGTCTGCGTGA